Proteins from one Chiloscyllium punctatum isolate Juve2018m chromosome 4, sChiPun1.3, whole genome shotgun sequence genomic window:
- the dtd2 gene encoding D-aminoacyl-tRNA deacylase 2: protein MAARVLLQQCLSARLQVKEVEEGAAAEWVQIQRGTLIYVCFFKGATIDIIPKMVNTLLNVKLCENNEGNYVSMLDLPANVIIIPQATLGGKLKGRSMQYHYNIGKEEGKELYEYFVAVCEKEFASSAKCAEAGVVVRHGTYGIRQVLQMDTNGPYTHLIAF, encoded by the exons ATGGCTGCTCGTGTGTTGTTGCAGCAATGTCTCTCTGCCCGGCTGCAAGTGAAGGAGGTGGAAGAAGGCGCGGCGGCTGAATGGGTTCAG ATTCAAAGAGGGACATTGATCTACGTCTGCTTTTTTAAAGGTGCTACTATTGACATTATTCCCAAAATGG TCAATACGCTGTTGAATGTGAAGCTGTGTGAGAACAATGAAGGCAACTATGTGTCAATGCTGGATCTACCTGCTAATGTTATCATTATACCTCAGGCCACATTGGGTGGCAAACTCAAGGGGCGTAGCATGCAGTACCATTATAACATTGGAAAAGAGGAAGGAAAAGAACTTTATGAATACTTTGTTGCTGTATGTGAAAAAGAATTTGCCTCAAGTGCTAAATGTGCTGAAGCTGGAGTTGTGGTCAGGCATGGGACCTATGGGATCAGACAAGTGCTGCAAATGGATACCAATGGACCATATACTCACTTGATTGCATTTTAA